From a region of the Synechococcus sp. PCC 7335 genome:
- a CDS encoding reverse transcriptase N-terminal domain-containing protein has protein sequence MTHSAMGSDEWAAIDWKAVEKMVYRLQTRIFKAKRRGDTKQVHRLQKLLMKSRSAKLLAVRRVTQDNTGKKTAGVDGVKSLQPQQRLDLVNDLYLTDKSKPTRRVMIPKPGTTEERPLGIPCMIERARQLLVKLALEAEWEAVLETNTYGFRTGRSAHDAIQAIFNGINFQPKYVLDADISKCFDKINQAALLNKLKTFPSLRRQIKAWLKSGVVLDGQLFPTTEGVPQGGTLSPLLALVALHGLEAAARGCIRQRQYLQRELCVCVYADDFVILHKSLDVVLRCKAAVEAWLQEMSLGLCCKNLGSPALVC, from the coding sequence ATGACACACTCAGCAATGGGTAGTGATGAATGGGCAGCCATCGACTGGAAAGCAGTCGAGAAAATGGTCTACCGACTCCAAACCAGAATCTTCAAAGCCAAACGTCGTGGTGATACCAAGCAGGTTCACAGACTTCAGAAGCTATTGATGAAGTCCCGTTCTGCCAAGCTCTTAGCAGTCAGGCGGGTAACACAGGACAACACCGGCAAGAAAACAGCAGGTGTGGACGGGGTGAAATCCCTGCAACCACAACAACGGCTTGACCTGGTGAATGACCTGTATCTAACGGATAAATCTAAGCCGACGCGGCGGGTGATGATACCAAAGCCCGGCACGACGGAAGAACGACCGTTAGGCATCCCGTGCATGATTGAAAGAGCAAGACAACTGCTAGTGAAACTAGCGTTGGAAGCCGAATGGGAAGCGGTTTTAGAAACCAACACCTACGGATTCCGAACGGGAAGAAGCGCTCACGATGCTATCCAAGCCATCTTTAATGGGATCAACTTCCAGCCAAAGTATGTCTTAGATGCTGACATCTCGAAATGCTTCGACAAAATCAACCAGGCCGCCCTATTGAACAAACTGAAGACGTTCCCGAGCTTACGCAGGCAAATCAAGGCTTGGCTGAAGTCGGGAGTGGTTCTAGACGGGCAGCTATTTCCAACCACTGAGGGAGTGCCGCAAGGCGGAACCTTGTCGCCATTACTGGCGCTGGTTGCCCTTCACGGTTTGGAGGCAGCAGCTAGAGGATGTATTCGTCAGCGTCAGTACCTACAGCGAGAGCTGTGTGTCTGTGTCTATGCTGATGATTTCGTCATTCTCCACAAGTCACTAGATGTTGTCTTGCGGTGTAAAGCAGCAGTGGAAGCCTGGTTACAAGAGATGTCTCTTGGGTTGTGTTGCAAAAACCTGGGTAGTCCTGCCTTGGTATGCTGA
- a CDS encoding NB-ARC domain-containing protein: protein MTKEVSTRRRGVVLTPVGKARLERAMQDELEKTHPYKIRFTLENLTDRTGLSKDTVAKVLAAEKTVDKGTLNKFFGAFDITLEESDYVKPTNASERVQVYAPKTDWGEKPNTSFFVGREQEISLLTHWVKGEKTRIITLLGIGGIGKTMLAAKLSDHLQHNFEYIIWRSLREAPPLSEILIHLIQFLSNQDEIETNLPTRLGERINCMLKYLREHRCLIILDNLEAILQAEIVGEFRQGYDEYGKFLKLIGKSEHNSCLILTSREHILGLSQLEGPKFPVRHWPVKGLKYEASLQILKAKGLTFEDSNQQADTLIARSGGNPQILSLVSTDIKELFFGDISDFLQEQVTVLENVQTLLSGQVNRLTHLEQLTMYWLAINREPVSIDELMKDLLPSISKHKLRVALSTLSKRSLIEVNSLRFTLQNVVMEYITEKLVQQSIHELRECEFNRLHNHSLIKASAKDYVRETQIRLILRPVANSIENSHRVIINALQNVRQHIEWKAGYISGNLLNLVTHSKLQEKSFDFSELTLRQIHLTGVSLRNQNLAYTSLIQSSLTHTFHSLYTVAWSPNRNFLATGDAIGNVQLWSVENRQQLATFKGHANWIRSVAFSPNGQLLASSSGDSTVRLWDVKNKTCIHVFEGHMDGVRTVAFSPNGQLLASGSGDSTVRLWDVKNKTCIHVFEGHMDGVRTVAFSHDSKLLASGSEDCSVRVWNVEERLCLYKFTGEKNCFWAVAFSPDGKFIAGSENYLIRLWDIERQECAHTFEGHRNWIWAVAFSPDGRFMATGSADTTVRLWDVQRQQCEQVLEGHNSWIQSVHFSPEGRNLVSASNDGTIRLWETHSGKCVHVFEGYTNGVLSVTFSPDSMLVASGSEETNLVRLWDIQRCQCVHLFEGHTKWVWSVAFSSDGKFLATGSADTTIRLWNISNKECVFTFEGHTNWVRSVAFDPSSHYLASSSEDATVRLWHLHNRECIHVFEGHTSWVRSAVFSPDGNCLASASNDGTIRLWDVSKLQCIHTFEGHTNGVWSVAFSPDGQFLASGSADNTVRLWNLRTNQCVQVFEGHTNWVWPVAFSPDGQLLASGSADATVRLWNFQKGKYTRILRGHTSGVRSIHFSSDSLYLVSGSHDGTIRIWNTQTGTQLNLFQSPRPYEGTNITGIQGLTEEQRFSMISLGAIGGNSSK, encoded by the coding sequence ATGACTAAGGAAGTATCGACTCGCCGGCGAGGTGTAGTGTTAACTCCGGTTGGAAAAGCTCGCTTAGAACGGGCTATGCAAGACGAGCTAGAGAAGACTCATCCGTATAAAATACGATTTACTCTAGAAAACCTAACTGATCGGACTGGCCTTAGCAAAGACACTGTTGCTAAGGTCTTAGCTGCAGAAAAAACTGTAGATAAGGGTACTTTAAACAAATTCTTTGGAGCATTTGATATCACTTTGGAAGAAAGTGATTACGTTAAGCCAACTAATGCTTCTGAACGAGTGCAGGTCTACGCTCCTAAGACTGATTGGGGCGAGAAACCAAATACTAGCTTTTTCGTAGGTCGTGAGCAAGAAATTAGCCTATTAACGCATTGGGTCAAAGGAGAGAAGACTCGCATCATTACCCTACTAGGCATAGGAGGGATAGGGAAAACGATGCTAGCCGCAAAGCTTTCTGATCATCTTCAACATAATTTTGAATATATAATTTGGCGAAGTTTACGAGAAGCCCCACCATTAAGCGAAATACTGATTCATCTGATTCAATTCTTATCAAATCAGGATGAAATAGAGACGAACCTTCCAACTCGTTTGGGAGAGAGAATCAACTGCATGTTGAAATACTTACGAGAGCACCGTTGCTTAATAATCTTAGATAACTTAGAGGCAATTCTACAAGCAGAAATTGTTGGGGAATTTCGTCAAGGTTATGATGAATATGGAAAATTCCTTAAACTTATAGGAAAGTCGGAACACAATAGCTGTCTTATATTAACTAGTAGAGAACATATTCTTGGATTATCTCAATTAGAAGGCCCAAAATTCCCAGTGCGTCATTGGCCCGTCAAAGGCCTAAAGTATGAGGCTTCTTTGCAAATCTTGAAAGCTAAGGGGCTGACCTTCGAAGATTCTAATCAACAGGCAGACACACTTATTGCTCGTAGTGGAGGGAACCCTCAGATACTAAGCTTAGTGTCTACAGACATTAAAGAGTTGTTTTTTGGAGATATCTCTGATTTCCTGCAAGAGCAAGTTACTGTTCTAGAAAATGTTCAAACGCTCCTTAGTGGACAAGTCAACCGCTTAACTCACTTAGAACAATTAACTATGTATTGGCTAGCAATTAATAGAGAACCAGTTTCTATTGATGAATTAATGAAAGATTTGCTGCCATCTATTTCCAAGCATAAGCTACGTGTTGCACTTTCTACTTTGTCAAAGCGTTCACTAATTGAAGTGAATTCGTTACGTTTTACTTTGCAAAACGTAGTTATGGAGTATATAACAGAAAAATTAGTGCAGCAAAGTATACATGAGCTGAGAGAGTGTGAATTTAATCGACTTCATAATCATTCATTGATTAAAGCCTCGGCTAAGGATTACGTTAGAGAAACACAGATACGCTTGATCTTGCGACCTGTGGCTAATAGCATTGAAAATTCGCATAGAGTGATTATTAATGCTTTGCAAAATGTTCGTCAACATATCGAATGGAAAGCAGGCTATATTTCAGGCAACTTGCTTAATCTAGTGACTCATTCAAAATTACAGGAGAAGTCTTTTGATTTCTCAGAGCTTACCCTGAGACAAATACATTTGACAGGTGTATCACTTCGCAATCAAAATCTAGCATATACTTCTCTTATTCAATCTTCTCTGACACATACTTTTCATAGCTTATATACAGTAGCGTGGAGCCCGAATAGGAATTTTCTGGCAACAGGTGATGCTATTGGAAACGTACAACTGTGGAGTGTCGAAAATCGCCAACAGTTAGCAACATTCAAAGGGCATGCTAATTGGATTCGCTCTGTCGCATTTAGTCCAAATGGGCAATTACTTGCTAGTAGTAGTGGGGACTCTACTGTTCGGCTATGGGATGTCAAAAATAAAACATGTATTCATGTTTTTGAAGGGCATATGGATGGAGTGCGAACAGTTGCATTCAGCCCAAATGGGCAATTACTTGCTAGTGGTAGTGGGGACTCTACTGTTCGGCTATGGGATGTCAAAAATAAAACATGTATTCATGTTTTTGAAGGGCATATGGATGGAGTGCGAACGGTAGCATTTAGTCATGATTCTAAGTTACTTGCTAGTGGGAGCGAAGACTGCTCCGTTCGAGTGTGGAACGTTGAGGAGCGCTTATGTCTCTATAAATTTACAGGTGAGAAAAATTGTTTCTGGGCGGTGGCATTTAGTCCTGATGGAAAGTTCATAGCTGGCAGTGAAAACTATCTAATTCGTTTGTGGGATATTGAGAGACAAGAATGTGCTCATACTTTTGAAGGACATAGAAATTGGATCTGGGCGGTGGCATTTAGTCCTGATGGGAGATTTATGGCTACTGGTAGTGCAGATACAACAGTTCGATTATGGGATGTGCAGAGACAACAGTGTGAGCAGGTTCTTGAGGGCCATAATAGCTGGATTCAGTCTGTTCACTTTAGTCCTGAGGGAAGAAACCTTGTCAGTGCTAGCAATGATGGCACTATTCGTTTATGGGAAACCCATAGTGGTAAGTGTGTTCATGTGTTTGAGGGATATACCAACGGAGTTTTATCCGTGACTTTCAGTCCTGACTCTATGTTGGTTGCTAGTGGTAGTGAAGAAACTAACTTAGTTCGATTGTGGGATATTCAGCGATGCCAGTGTGTTCATCTCTTTGAGGGGCATACTAAATGGGTTTGGTCAGTGGCGTTTAGCTCAGATGGAAAGTTCCTTGCTACAGGCAGTGCAGATACTACTATCAGGCTTTGGAATATTTCTAATAAAGAATGTGTTTTTACTTTTGAGGGCCATACTAACTGGGTGCGCTCAGTGGCTTTTGACCCTAGTAGCCATTATTTAGCTAGTAGTAGTGAAGATGCAACAGTTCGTTTGTGGCATCTTCACAATCGAGAATGTATTCATGTCTTCGAAGGCCATACTAGTTGGGTGCGCTCAGCAGTTTTTAGTCCTGACGGAAATTGCTTAGCCAGTGCTAGTAATGATGGAACAATTCGACTGTGGGATGTCAGTAAGCTCCAATGTATTCATACCTTTGAAGGCCATACCAACGGAGTTTGGTCAGTAGCTTTCAGCCCAGACGGTCAATTCCTTGCTAGTGGCAGTGCAGACAATACTGTTCGCCTATGGAATTTGCGCACGAATCAATGCGTACAAGTTTTTGAAGGACATACTAACTGGGTATGGCCAGTAGCTTTTAGTCCTGATGGCCAGTTGCTTGCTAGCGGCAGTGCAGATGCGACAGTCCGACTGTGGAACTTTCAAAAAGGCAAATACACACGTATACTCCGAGGCCATACTAGTGGTGTTCGGTCTATTCACTTTAGCTCGGATAGCTTATATCTTGTCAGTGGGAGCCATGATGGAACTATTCGCATCTGGAATACCCAAACAGGCACACAGTTAAACTTGTTTCAGTCACCTCGCCCCTACGAAGGGACAAACATAACGGGGATTCAAGGGCTAACAGAGGAGCAGAGATTCTCAATGATATCGTTGGGAGCAATAGGAGGCAACTCATCAAAATAA
- a CDS encoding transposase, with product MDNCFSRLDYCQYLLVSQVNYTLTHFAEHSDNWSHDQINRYLKRERITPRLVWENVASAVDADAYGYILFDDTVLDKRHSFAIDLVRRQYSGNAKQVIKGIGVVTCVYVNPNTDQFWIIDYRIYDPDGDGKSKLDHVQEMLLGIVHHRQLPFHAVLMDSWYAAKQLLLLVESLNKVYYCPLKSNRKVDDSSGEQSYQRVDSLEWRRREETVGKVIKLRGFPKSHKVKLFRVVASTRRTDYIVTNDMTQESTEATQEACSHRWRIEQLHREGKQLTGLESCQCRRARIQRNHIGCALLVWVRLKALATQTSKTVYQLKRELLNDYLVQQLRSPSIQFSPA from the coding sequence ATGGATAACTGTTTTAGCCGCCTCGACTACTGCCAATATCTGCTGGTTTCTCAGGTCAACTATACGTTGACTCACTTTGCTGAGCATAGCGACAACTGGAGTCATGACCAGATCAATCGCTACCTGAAGCGAGAGCGCATCACACCTCGTCTAGTTTGGGAGAATGTAGCCTCAGCGGTCGATGCCGATGCCTATGGCTATATTCTGTTCGATGACACCGTTCTCGACAAGCGCCATTCGTTTGCCATTGATTTGGTTCGTCGTCAATACAGTGGCAACGCTAAGCAAGTCATCAAAGGTATTGGAGTCGTCACCTGTGTCTATGTCAATCCCAACACAGACCAGTTCTGGATTATCGACTATCGGATATATGACCCAGACGGCGATGGTAAAAGCAAGCTCGACCACGTTCAGGAGATGTTGCTGGGCATCGTGCACCATAGGCAGTTGCCCTTTCATGCGGTGCTAATGGATAGCTGGTATGCAGCCAAGCAACTGTTGTTACTCGTCGAGTCGTTGAACAAAGTCTACTACTGTCCGCTAAAGAGCAACCGCAAGGTAGATGATTCAAGTGGAGAGCAGTCGTATCAGCGCGTCGATAGTTTGGAGTGGCGCAGAAGGGAAGAGACAGTAGGCAAAGTTATCAAGCTCAGAGGTTTTCCAAAAAGCCACAAAGTGAAACTGTTCCGGGTTGTGGCGTCTACCCGCCGCACGGACTATATCGTGACTAACGATATGACTCAGGAGTCAACTGAGGCTACTCAAGAAGCATGTAGCCACCGTTGGCGTATTGAGCAGTTGCACCGAGAGGGAAAGCAACTGACAGGATTGGAGTCTTGTCAGTGTCGGCGAGCGAGGATACAGCGCAACCATATTGGCTGTGCATTGTTAGTGTGGGTAAGGCTTAAGGCGTTAGCCACTCAAACCAGCAAGACGGTCTATCAGCTCAAGCGAGAGTTGCTGAACGACTACTTAGTTCAACAACTCAGAAGTCCGAGTATTCAGTTCTCTCCTGCGTAA
- a CDS encoding DUF4407 domain-containing protein translates to MNIKHLFWWLAGADANILLRPECRTERMKHTNMGMIVLATSVMGGISGGYALLTIFGSPIVAVTLGTFWGCITINIDRSFLITSKSSTGFWAKAKMAVPRLMLASMLGLIISKPLELRMFQAEISQQLAQDRQTQSLEGQAITRLQDNRSKKAEEVNTARQQWQSDNKAAIDEATGEVGTGLRGTGDIYMLKRDTADQSLAALREREAELEQIDQKIAVQEAKLQALTQDILSGQASLLEQLGALSNLAANNATLALAIHTITLLFITLEITPVLVKLMSRPGPYDILLLAEQGQVEKSSELEVLEAQEEREEAFLLRRQLREGQSNKTLTLIREVIDTEFSEAMQKMLLRPEYARAFNQVMDVLQQNVVTTLAAEANRVNVYNATDVKKTLQKTHLDFAQQKAKQQVQQQWQEAKLDELRQMTRKMNEMEVKVFQDNLPTNDDETTPKAA, encoded by the coding sequence ATGAATATAAAACATCTATTCTGGTGGCTAGCCGGCGCTGATGCCAATATCTTGCTACGCCCTGAATGTCGAACCGAACGCATGAAGCATACAAACATGGGCATGATTGTCCTCGCCACCTCAGTCATGGGTGGTATATCTGGTGGATATGCATTACTGACCATCTTTGGTTCTCCAATCGTCGCTGTCACCCTCGGCACATTCTGGGGATGCATCACAATCAATATTGACCGTTCGTTCTTGATCACATCTAAAAGCTCTACCGGGTTTTGGGCAAAAGCCAAAATGGCAGTCCCTAGACTGATGTTAGCAAGCATGCTTGGGTTGATCATCAGTAAACCCCTGGAGCTGCGAATGTTCCAAGCTGAAATTAGCCAACAACTAGCCCAAGATAGACAAACCCAGAGCCTTGAAGGGCAGGCGATCACACGACTGCAAGATAATAGATCCAAGAAGGCGGAAGAAGTTAATACTGCACGGCAGCAGTGGCAAAGCGACAATAAAGCTGCAATTGACGAAGCTACTGGAGAAGTGGGCACTGGACTGAGGGGCACAGGCGACATCTACATGTTGAAGCGTGATACCGCAGACCAGAGTTTAGCCGCTCTTAGGGAGCGTGAGGCTGAGCTAGAGCAAATTGATCAGAAAATTGCTGTTCAGGAGGCTAAGCTTCAAGCTTTGACTCAAGACATTCTCAGTGGTCAAGCATCTTTACTAGAGCAGTTGGGTGCTCTTTCCAACTTAGCAGCAAATAACGCAACCCTAGCACTGGCAATCCACACGATCACGCTGTTATTCATCACTCTAGAGATTACGCCCGTACTGGTGAAACTAATGAGTCGGCCTGGCCCCTACGACATATTGCTCTTGGCAGAACAGGGACAGGTAGAAAAGTCAAGCGAGCTTGAGGTGCTTGAGGCTCAGGAAGAACGTGAAGAGGCGTTTTTACTCCGCCGTCAGCTACGAGAAGGCCAATCGAACAAAACACTAACGTTAATCCGTGAGGTAATCGATACAGAGTTTTCGGAGGCAATGCAAAAAATGTTGTTAAGACCCGAATATGCACGAGCATTCAATCAGGTAATGGATGTTCTTCAGCAAAATGTGGTGACAACACTAGCGGCAGAAGCCAATCGAGTTAATGTCTACAATGCCACAGATGTGAAGAAAACCTTGCAGAAGACTCATTTGGACTTTGCGCAGCAGAAAGCTAAACAGCAAGTACAACAGCAATGGCAAGAGGCCAAGCTCGACGAGCTTAGACAGATGACTCGAAAAATGAACGAGATGGAAGTAAAAGTATTTCAGGATAATCTTCCGACTAACGATGATGAGACAACGCCAAAAGCAGCCTAG